The nucleotide window CAGATGGTTGGCGGCAGGCCAGTATTTCTTGAACTTGTCGCCGTCCGGGTAACCCAGGGCGGCCACGTAGTTGATGAGGGCGTCGAACCAGACGTAGGTCACGTACTCGGCGTCGAACGGCAGCTCGATGCCCCAGGTCAGGCGGGACTTGGGCCGGGAAATGCACAGGTCTTCCAGCTCGCCGGATTCCAGCAGGCTGACGACCTCTTTCCTGTACCGCTCGGGGCGGATGAAGTCGGGATTCTTGTTGATGTGGTCAAGGAGCCAGTCCTTGTACTTGGACATCTTGAAGAAATAATTCTTCTCGGCGATGTATTCCGGCTTGGTCTGATGGTCCGGGCACAACCCGTCCACCAGTTCCTTCTCGGTGTAGAACCGCTCGCAGCCGAAGCAGTAGTGGCCGCCGTATTCGCCGAAATAGATATCCCCTGCATCGTAGACCTTCTGCAGGATTTCCTGCACCACCTTGACGTGCCGGGGCTCGGTGGTGCGGATGAAGTCGTTGTTGGATATATTCATCCCCGGCCAGAGGTCCTGGAAAAGCTTGGAAATGGTATCCACGTACTCTTTCGGGGTCTGGCCGTTGGCCTCGGCGGCCTGGACGATCTTGTCGCCGTGCTCGTCGGTGCCGGTCAGAAAATAGGTCTCCGCGCCCATCAACCTGTGGAACCGGGCCATGGAATCGGCCACGGTGGTGGTGTACGCATGGCCCAGATGGGGTTTCGCGTTCACGTAATAGATGGGCGTGGTGATGTAAAATCGTTCCACAATCACATTCTCCTTGTCGGGGCGGAACGCGCCCGCCGCCAACATGACTATTTCTTGGGAGGCCTGCGCCTGCGACGCCGGGGCCTGCGGCTCCGTTTGGCCTTGTCCTCGCGCGAGTCCGAATCGTCGGCCCGGGCCTGTCGGGGCGGCCTGCCGGAACGAACCGGCTTGCCGGATTGGCCCTTGGCATCCGGCTTGTCCCTGTTGTCTTCGACCGGCTCGCTCGCGGGACCGCTCTGATCCAGATCGGCGGGTTCGGCTGCGGGTTTACCGGAAGGTGCGCCGCGCCCGTTGCTGCGGGGAGGCCTGTCCGGCCCGCCCGGCCTCCTTCCGCCACGCGCATTGCGCGGGCTTCTGGCCTTGATGTCGGCCACGGCCTCTTCGCTGGGCGGCTTGTTAACTATTTCGTTCCATTCGTCAATGGAAAGTTCCTGCTCGTTAAACCCTTCGTCCAGTACACTAAGGGATTTCTTGAAGAAATTGGACCGCAGGACCTTCAACTGTCCCCGGGCCGTCGTGTATTTCTTGCCCACGCGCGGGCACAGACGATGGAACTCCTCATACCCTTTTTGCTCGAAGCTCAGGCAACAGAGAAGGCGACCGCAAATGCCCGATATCTTGGTCGGATTGAGGAAAAGATTCTGTTCCTTGGCCATCTTGATGGTCACGGGGACGAACTTGCGCATGAAACGGCGGCAGCAACAGATCTGCCCGCAGTTGCCGATGGCCCCGAGCATCTGGGTCTCATGGCGGACGCCGATCTGCCTGAGCTCGATACGGGTCCGGTATTCGCGCACAAGGTCCTTGATCAACTCGCGAAAATCGATGCGGCCCGGAGCCGTGAAATAAAAAACCATCTTGGAACGGTCGAAAAAGACTTCCACGTCCACGAGCTTCATGCCGAGCTTGTGGCTGGTGATGCACCGGCGGCAGAACTTGAAGGCGTCCCGCGACAACGCATCGTTTTCGGCAACGGACTCCATGTCCTTGTCGTTGGCCAGCCGGTAGATGGACTTGTAGCCCTCGATCTGGTCGTTTTCGCTTTCCTTTGGAGCCTGGCGGACGAGGATGACCTTGCCCAACCCCATGCCCTGGTCCGTCTTGACGATGACGTACTGGCTCTCGCGGACGACGAACGGGCCTGATGCGAAGTAATACACTTGCCCGTAATCATTGAACTTAACACCAAGAATTTGGCTCATTACATTATCCTGTTATATAATCGCCCCGTTCAGCACGGGGGAGAAAGTATCGTGCAAAAAAAGTAATATATTAGAAAAAGGCGTTGACTTCAAATCCAGCTTCAAACGCCAAGCCGGACACCGTCTGAATCGGACGGTGCCCGGCTTACACGTTGGAATAACTGCTGAAAACTATTCCTCGACCAGCCCCAGGCTCTTGATTTCGTTCATGAGCTTTTCTTCGTCGATGGGCTTGACCAGGTATGAGGTGGCTCCCCCCAGGAAAAATGCGTCGTGCGTCTCCTTCTCATCCGCCAGCATGGTGGTGACCACCACCTTGGCTTCCTGCTGCGGGCCCACGTTGTGCTCCTTCTCCAGTGAACGGATCTCGCGCAGAGCCTGTTGTCCATCCATCTCAGGCATAAGCAGGTCCAGGCAGATCAGGTTGTACGGATCACCGTCCGAAAACCCCCGCTTGAAGGCCTCGATGGCCTCCTCGCCGTTGACGGCGATGTCGCACCTCGCCACCTGACGCAAGATTTCGTGAATCATGTTCCTGCTGTAAAAATCGTCATCCACGATCAGCGCTCTCATGTTCCTCTCCTACCTTGATCTTAAATATACAAGATTCAATGTCATTGAATGGGAAAAATTGCAACTGATTGCCAAAATCGTCCACTGCTGCTCAGACATCGAAGACGTCGCCTTCCCTGGCCAATTGAAAAGCCAGCCCGCTCTCCTTCCATTCCCGGAGCAACCGCTCTTCCTCCCGTTCCAGGTCCCGGTCCGTCCGGGTGGTGTCATGATGGGTCAGGAAGGTCCGGCCGACGCCCGCCTCCCGCGCCAGGTTCAGGACCCGCTCATACGTGGAATGACCCCAGCCCGTGTGCGTGGCGTACTCCGCCTCGGTATACTGGGCGTCGGCGATGAGCACGTCCACATCGCGCAGAAAGTCCAGCATGATCCGATGCCGCGCCTGCACGACGCGCTCGTAGTCGTCGAAATCCGCATCGCCCGGCTCGTAGATGTTGTAAAAGGGCTCGTGGTCGCCGCTGAAAAACAGCGCCCTGCCGTCACACTCCACCTTGAAGCCGAAATTCATGGCCGGATGATTCATGAGCAGGGCCGTCACCGTGGCGAAACCGAAATCCACGACCTGCCCGTCGGACAGGGTCTCGTACCTGATGTCCGCTTTCAGCTCCGCTTCGCGGACCGGGAAATGGGGATAGGCCATCTGCTTGGTCAGGACCGCGTCGATGCCGGTCATGGACAGGGGATCAGGGGGGCCGTACAGGGTCACGACATTGCCCGGCACGAACAGGGGCACGAAAAAGGGCAGCCCCTGGATGTGATCCCAATGGGTGTGGGAAATAAAGAGATGGCACTCCACGGGCGGCGACTGCATCAGCTCGATGCCCAGCGCCCGGATGCCCGTCCCGGCGTCCAGGATTATCAGGTCCCCGGAATCGGAACGGACCTCGATGCAGGTGGTGTTGCCGCCGAAGCGGACGGTCTCCGGCCCCGGTGAGGGAAGGGAGCCCCGGGTGCCGCGGAAACGGAATCGCATGCTCAAGCCTCGCCGAGTTTGATGAAAATACGGGCGTTCTCCACTTCCTCATCCAGGGAGGACAGGTCGGCGATCAGTTCATCCATGCCCATGCCGAACCGCTCCCTGATCCGGTCCGGGAAGGGCTCGATCTCGTAATTCCCGGCCGAGCCGAAGGCCAGCCGCTTGGATATCTGATTGGCCGCGAACAGGCAGTCGAGCAATTGCGAGGCCATCTCGATCGGCGAATGGTGAAAGGCCACGGCGTCGTGCAGGTCGGCGGGCAGATTCCATTTCCCGGCCAGCATGGCCCCGATATCTGCATGGGTGGCCCCGAAGACCTCCCGCTCGCATTGCGAAAGCGAAGCCCCCGGCTCCAACGCTTTGGCGGTGGCCTGCTCGAACTCGTCGGGCATGTACAGGGCGAAGACGACCTTGCCGATGTCGTGCAGCAGTCCGGCGGCGAAGTATTCCGCGGCGTCGTCGCGGGACACGCCGAGTTTCAGGCCCAGCATGCGCGTACATGTGGCCGTCGCCAACGAATGGAGCCAGAACGCGCCCATGTCCAGCCGATTGGAAACGGATTTGGGGATAACGCCCACGGCGGCCAACCCCAGGGCCACATTCTTGAGGGTGTTCAGGCCGAGGTAGACGGAAGCATGGTTGATTGAACTGATTTCCCTGGACAATCCGAAATAGGCCGAATTGACCAGCCGCAAAATCTTGAGGGTGAAAACCGGGTCACGCTTGATGACCTCCACAAGATCCTTCTGCGAACAGTTGATATCCCCGGCAAGCTTCAGAACCTTGCTCACGCTCTGGGGAAAGGCCGGCATCTTTTCGACGGCGGCCAGCAGCCGTTCGTTGATGTCACTCATTGGGCACCGCGTTGTTGTGCAGACGTTCCCGGCATCCGGACCATGCGCCGACCGGGCTGTGCCCAGACCGCAACCGCCTGGACTCTTATTAAAATATCTAGCCCAGTAAAAGGATCGTGGCAAGCACGTTCAAGGATAATGCGTTCGAATCGACCGCGTGCCGCTGCCGTCCCACTCCACGTCCACCCTGCCGTGGATGGCCGTGGACCACACGGGCACGCCCACGGCATCGACAACATCCGCGTCGGGAAAACCGTATCGGTTGAGATAGCCGTCCGAGCACAGGACCACCTCCGGAGAAACCCCGGCGTAGAATTCCGGGGAGAAGCTGGACCGGCTCCCGTGATGCGGCAGGACCAAAACCCGGGCCCGCATATCCGCGCCGCCGGACAGGAGCGCGTCGATGCCGCGTCCCTCCACGTCGCCCGGCAGCAAGGCCAGGGAGACATCGTCCCGCACCAACCGGAGAACGAGGGAGCGCTCATTGGCCCGTCCGGTCGCGAAATCCCTCGCCGGATGCAGGACCTCCAGCACTGTCCGGCCGTCGAGCCGGACCACGTCGCCCGCGTGCAGCCCCACCGGCTCCCTGTGCTGCCGGGCCAGCACGGTGCGCAACCGCTCGCCGGTAGCGCCGCGCGGCAGCATGGAATTGGTATAGAACGGGCCGACGTCGAGCCTGTCCAGGACAAAGGGCAGGCCATGGCTGTGGTCCACGTCCGGGTGGGTCATGAACACCCCGTTGATGCGGGGCGGGCGGCCATGGGTCAGGGACGGGGCGACCACGGCCTCGCCGAGATCGAAATGACTGGAGCCGCCGCCTCCGTCCACCAGCCAGCGCCGACCTCCGGGGAGGGAAACGACCAGGGACTGGCCCAGCCCCACGTCGAGCATGGACAGCCGCACCGCGTCCCGGCTGTCCGCGCCCATGACCCACAGGTGGGGCGCGACGAGCAGCGCGAGCCCCAAACCGGCCAGGGGCATCGGCACCCGCCTCGGGCTGCGCAGCACGGCTGCCGTGGCCGCGAGCAGCACCGCGCAGCCGAACATTTCGGGCCACAACGGCCTCAGGACCGCATACACCGGCGTCAGGCCGGACCCGGCCGTCCAATCGAGCAGGGCCAGGAGCCCGTCGGTGGCCCAGGCGGCCATCCCGAGACACAGCCCGGCCAGAGGTTCGGCCCAACCGAAGGAGGCAAGCCCCATGCCCAGCAGCCCGAGGGGCATGACCGCCATTCCCAGGACCGGGAGCCAGACGAGATTGAGCAGGATATTGGGACTCAACGAACCGAAATACCAGGACACCAGCGGCATGAGCGCGATGTTGGCGCACAGGCTGACCGCCAGCACCCCCGCTGCCCGGGCGAACAACCGGCGAAACCACGACCCGCCCGGGGAAAACAGGGACCGGAAATGGGGAAGCATGAGCCCGATTCCCGCCACGGCGGTCACCGACATCTGCAGGCTGAGATCGAAGAGGGACATGGGCGAGGCGAACACGATGGCCAACAGGGCGAAGAACAGCCCGTCCATGAGCACCCTGCCCCGCCCCTGAAGAAGCAGGAATCCCCAGAACCCGAACATGACCGTCGCCCGGACCAGGGAGGCGGACGGCTGGCCGAGCCAGGCATAGGTCAGCACCAGGGGCGCGGCCAGGATCACGGCCAGCTTGGGCCGGGGCACGATCAGGAGCAGCGGCGGGTATGTTCGACCGGCGAGCCAGGCCAGGGCCAGCCCCAGGGCGGCCACGAAACCGACGTGCAGGCCGGACAGGGCCAGGGTATGGGCCAGCCCGGCGGACTGGGTGGCCTCCATGGTGGCGGCGTCGAGCCGGGACTTGTCGCCGGTCGTCAGGGCCAGGACCATGGCCCCGCCCTGCGTGTCGGGCACCAGCCGGGCCACCCTCGCCCGCAGTCCGCGCTTGACGGACCGCAGGAAATTTTCGGGCGGATCGCCCCACTTCAGCGCCTTCAGCGCGCCCCTGCCCGCAGGCCACGCCCGCCAGAACACCCCTTGCCGCTGCCAGTACCATCCGTAATCCCACAACCCGGGATTGCCGAACCCGCGCACCGGGACCACCCGTAAAAACGTTTCCACGGACTGGCCGGGAACAGGCCGGTAGTCCGGGTGGCGCAGACTCAGCGCCACCTTGCCGGGCAGGGCCTCCTCCCCTCCGTCGATCAGGCAGACGGCATCGCGCAGCGTGAGCCGCAGCCGGTCGCCGAAACGGGGCTCCACGCCGTCCACCACACCCCGCACTTCCACGGGCGTCCGCGCCTCCATCCAATCGGGTATGGCGGAGGGCAGTTCCGGCGTGCGCTGAAATCCGTACCCGCACCCGAAAGCGGCGCAGCAGATGAAGACCAGCAGAGGCAGTCGGCAGTCCGGGCCGCGCAGGGTCCGGTCGGCCAGCCAAAGCACGAACAGCCCGACCAGGGCCGGGACCGGAAAACGAATGCCGAAAACACCGACGACAAAGGCCAGTCCATAGGATTGCCAGGGCAACAGCCCCGGCGCAAAGGAAGAATGATTCGTGGAGGCTTGGTTCACGCCTCTTCAGTTAACAGGATACCCGAGGGTTATCCAGACCGACGAGAAACGGCCGACATCCGCAAGGGACATCGGCCGCGTATTGTCTATGGGAAAGACGTCTATCCGCTGACCCGCTCTATGCGCGCGCCCACGCCGGAAAGCTTGGCTTCGATGTTTTCGTAGCCCCGGTCCAGG belongs to Pseudodesulfovibrio portus and includes:
- a CDS encoding response regulator; its protein translation is MRALIVDDDFYSRNMIHEILRQVARCDIAVNGEEAIEAFKRGFSDGDPYNLICLDLLMPEMDGQQALREIRSLEKEHNVGPQQEAKVVVTTMLADEKETHDAFFLGGATSYLVKPIDEEKLMNEIKSLGLVEE
- the ricT gene encoding PSP1 domain-containing protein, with product MSQILGVKFNDYGQVYYFASGPFVVRESQYVIVKTDQGMGLGKVILVRQAPKESENDQIEGYKSIYRLANDKDMESVAENDALSRDAFKFCRRCITSHKLGMKLVDVEVFFDRSKMVFYFTAPGRIDFRELIKDLVREYRTRIELRQIGVRHETQMLGAIGNCGQICCCRRFMRKFVPVTIKMAKEQNLFLNPTKISGICGRLLCCLSFEQKGYEEFHRLCPRVGKKYTTARGQLKVLRSNFFKKSLSVLDEGFNEQELSIDEWNEIVNKPPSEEAVADIKARSPRNARGGRRPGGPDRPPRSNGRGAPSGKPAAEPADLDQSGPASEPVEDNRDKPDAKGQSGKPVRSGRPPRQARADDSDSREDKAKRSRRPRRRRRRPPKK
- a CDS encoding ComEC/Rec2 family competence protein; its protein translation is MNQASTNHSSFAPGLLPWQSYGLAFVVGVFGIRFPVPALVGLFVLWLADRTLRGPDCRLPLLVFICCAAFGCGYGFQRTPELPSAIPDWMEARTPVEVRGVVDGVEPRFGDRLRLTLRDAVCLIDGGEEALPGKVALSLRHPDYRPVPGQSVETFLRVVPVRGFGNPGLWDYGWYWQRQGVFWRAWPAGRGALKALKWGDPPENFLRSVKRGLRARVARLVPDTQGGAMVLALTTGDKSRLDAATMEATQSAGLAHTLALSGLHVGFVAALGLALAWLAGRTYPPLLLIVPRPKLAVILAAPLVLTYAWLGQPSASLVRATVMFGFWGFLLLQGRGRVLMDGLFFALLAIVFASPMSLFDLSLQMSVTAVAGIGLMLPHFRSLFSPGGSWFRRLFARAAGVLAVSLCANIALMPLVSWYFGSLSPNILLNLVWLPVLGMAVMPLGLLGMGLASFGWAEPLAGLCLGMAAWATDGLLALLDWTAGSGLTPVYAVLRPLWPEMFGCAVLLAATAAVLRSPRRVPMPLAGLGLALLVAPHLWVMGADSRDAVRLSMLDVGLGQSLVVSLPGGRRWLVDGGGGSSHFDLGEAVVAPSLTHGRPPRINGVFMTHPDVDHSHGLPFVLDRLDVGPFYTNSMLPRGATGERLRTVLARQHREPVGLHAGDVVRLDGRTVLEVLHPARDFATGRANERSLVLRLVRDDVSLALLPGDVEGRGIDALLSGGADMRARVLVLPHHGSRSSFSPEFYAGVSPEVVLCSDGYLNRYGFPDADVVDAVGVPVWSTAIHGRVDVEWDGSGTRSIRTHYP
- a CDS encoding MBL fold metallo-hydrolase gives rise to the protein MRFRFRGTRGSLPSPGPETVRFGGNTTCIEVRSDSGDLIILDAGTGIRALGIELMQSPPVECHLFISHTHWDHIQGLPFFVPLFVPGNVVTLYGPPDPLSMTGIDAVLTKQMAYPHFPVREAELKADIRYETLSDGQVVDFGFATVTALLMNHPAMNFGFKVECDGRALFFSGDHEPFYNIYEPGDADFDDYERVVQARHRIMLDFLRDVDVLIADAQYTEAEYATHTGWGHSTYERVLNLAREAGVGRTFLTHHDTTRTDRDLEREEERLLREWKESGLAFQLAREGDVFDV
- a CDS encoding HDOD domain-containing protein encodes the protein MSDINERLLAAVEKMPAFPQSVSKVLKLAGDINCSQKDLVEVIKRDPVFTLKILRLVNSAYFGLSREISSINHASVYLGLNTLKNVALGLAAVGVIPKSVSNRLDMGAFWLHSLATATCTRMLGLKLGVSRDDAAEYFAAGLLHDIGKVVFALYMPDEFEQATAKALEPGASLSQCEREVFGATHADIGAMLAGKWNLPADLHDAVAFHHSPIEMASQLLDCLFAANQISKRLAFGSAGNYEIEPFPDRIRERFGMGMDELIADLSSLDEEVENARIFIKLGEA